Proteins from one Pygocentrus nattereri isolate fPygNat1 chromosome 16, fPygNat1.pri, whole genome shotgun sequence genomic window:
- the LOC119265412 gene encoding macrophage mannose receptor 1-like, translating into MTRTEAKSFCEAKDKDSTLLHILDVYEQAHFTARMGSYSGHWWIGLRAKGETAGVDYYWDSGNLMIYSHWGRDQPNSHAGPCVTMTTSSTPGFWGNRNCEESHSFICEIPRDGISPPTKAPTPPPVTGCAAGWTGQAHFRFCYRLFTVDYAYKKSWQGAREDCVERGADLVSIHTAMEEIFIAEYTKGKTQWIGLSKNPLEGDYSWSDGSSLSHSNWGPGEPNDHSGRENCVEMVTTQNGTSFWNDINCEAHQDWVCMITKGVTPIEPPAPPSAVPAPDCGSNPGWRKHNGICYYYNDTDVVDFYTALSRCYTEKALLASILDQEEQTYIISMVGTGQVAAAWIGMRMVGVAGGEYLWVDLSPVTYVHWAPGEPNNANGEEQCVQMNRYPGTWNDANCGRANAGYVCKKLPGDHHTPPPPTPAWEGNCPEGWMRFHNKCYLFKGSHHHNQVKANWTYAREWCRAQNAHLAVIDDHNENGKCPQLA; encoded by the exons ATGACCCGCACTGAGGCCAAGAGCTTCTGTGAGGCCAAAGATAAAGACAGCACTCTGCTGCATATCCTGGATGT GTACGAGCAGGCTCACTTCACCGCGCGCATGGGCAGCTACTCCGGTCACTGGTGGATCGGCCTGAGAGCGAAGGGGGAAACAGCTGGAGTGGATTATTACTGGGACAGTGGAAATCTGATGATCTACTCTCACTGGGGCCGTGACCAGCCCA ATAGCCATGCTGGGCCCTGCGTCACCATGACAACCTCATCTACCCCAGGGTTCTGGGGTAACAGGAACTGTGAGGAGTCTCACTCTTTCATCTGTGAAATTCCTAGAGATGGTATCTCTCCGCCCACTAAGGCCCCAACTCCGCCCCCTGTGACAGGATGTGCTGCAGGCTGGACCGGACAGGCTCACTTTAGATTCTGTTACAGG CTCTTCACAGTGGACTATGCGTATAAGAAGAGCTGGCAGGGGGCACGTGAGGACTGCGTTGAGCGCGGCGCTGACCTGGTCAGCATCCACACAGCCATGGAGGAGATATTCATAGCCGAGTACACCAAGGGCAAGACACAGTGGATCGGCCTCAGCAAAAACCCACTGGAGGGAG ATTATTCCTGGAGTGATGGTTCTTCGCTCAGTCACAGTAACTGGGGTCCTGGAGAGCCGAATGACCACAGCGGCCGGGAGAACTGTGTGGAGATGGTCACCACTCAGAACGGCACGTCCTTCTGGAATGACATCAACTGTGAAGCCCATCAGGACTGGGTCTGCATGATCACCAAGGGCGTGACCCCCATCGAGCCCCCAGCGCCCCCTTCAGCTGTGCCAG CTCCGGACTGTGGGAGTAACCCTGGCTGGAGGAAGCACAACGGCATCTGTTATTACTACAACGACACCGACGTGGTGGACTTCTACACAGCACTGAGCAGGTGCTACACTGAAAAGGCTCTGCTGGCCTCCATCCTGGACCAGGAGGAGCAGACCTACATCATCTCTATG GTGGGAACAGGTCAGGTGGCGGCTGCGTGGATCGGGATGCGGATGGTGGGGGTAGCGGGAGGGGAGTATCT GTGGGTGGATCTGTCTCCTGTGACGTACGTTCACTGGGCGCCAGGAGAGCCTAACAACGCCAACGGGGAGGAGCAGTGCGTCCAGATGAACAGATATCCAG GCACATGGAACGACGCTAACTGCGGCCGAGCCAACGCGGGCTACGTGTGTAAGAAACTGCCCGGAGACCACCACACTCCTCCCCCACCGACCCCCGCCTGGGAAGGAAACTGCCCCGAGG GATGGATGCGCTTCCATAACAAGTGCTACTTGTTTAAAGGGAGTCACCACCACAACCAGGTGAAGGCCAACTGGACTTACGCTCGAGAGTGGTGCCGCGCCCAGAACGCTCACCTCGCCGTCATCGATGACCACAACGAGAATGGCAAGTGTCCCCAGCTTgcctga